Within Ictalurus furcatus strain D&B chromosome 3, Billie_1.0, whole genome shotgun sequence, the genomic segment GCTCCCGTGCACACTACTGCTCTATACTGACTCTTgtggccaggaggggtagtgcaagttgtcctAATGCGCATGCCTCGACCGCCTGCGTACGCGTCcgtgtcaaatggagtatactttgaaaggttATTCGTACGCATAAAAAACCCCGAAGTATACCAGAGGCTATAAACAccaaattctttattctaatattttgagatactggatttttgatttccatgagctgtaagccgcaATCatcaagataaaaacaaaaaaaggcttggaaGATTTCACTGTATaagtaatgaatctagaatatattaaagttccactttttgaactaaattacggggaaaaatgaacttttccacaatattaacattttttttagatgcagcTGTATGTCTGTTTGATCAAACTGGTGGTCAGAAATGTAGGTCTATGCATCAGGATCAACTCCACATCATTTCACATTTCCCCTATCTTGTAAAATGATTTGGTTTAAGGGTTTGGTCCAAATTTCTGTTAGCCTTAACAAAAAGAGGTTAAATATGAACGTGTAGTCAAAGGTGAGGAAGGAACACATGGGCAAACAAatcagaggaggaaaaaaaatagctgtGTTAGACAAACAGATCTTTGTACTGTTATAACTTCAGGTGTGAACAAGGCTAAAATATGCATATTTTCTTCTGTACATATCATTGTTCTCATATGTTTCTATGGATGTtctacactaccggtcaaaagtttggtcacactcgactgaaatgtttctcatgatcttcaAAACCTTTTGATTTGAAGGCgtatgattaaatatttaaatcggTATGAttaaatcggtgttgtagacaaaaatataatcgcgccaacatattaatttctttcattagaaaactaacattttatttacaaaatttttttttatttttaaacggaTAACTTGGtgcgaaatattcagaaaagtagccgataagtgtccagcgtcggtgggaactcctgtaatactgttttaaaaacatctcgggggattcctcaagaaatcgtttgcgaaaatgccaagaatacatttctggaaattatACGCAAAAAGgctgtctactttgaagatgctaaaatacaaaattatttggatttttttttaatcacatttgtgttattccagagttttgatgacattattattattattattattattattataaaatgtggaggaaaaaataataataaagaacggGTGTGTCTAAAAGTCTGACTGGTcgtgtatttctgtattttgaTATTTCAGATCGAAAAGCCCAAGGCGTTCAAATGTGGAACATTTGGGGCGACATCTCTCCAGCAGAGGCATTTGGCCACAGGCGATTTTGACGGCAACCTTCACGTGTGGTACGATTGACCATCCTACTTTACACCTGTTCATCCGTTCATTCCATACACTCACGAGCTTTGTTCTGAGCCGAATTGCGAAATCTTATACCTGTAGGAATCTTGAGGCATCCGAGGTTCCAGTGTACTCTGTGAAAGGCCACaaggaaataatcaacagcatCGACGGAGTTGGAGGCTTAGGCATTGGAGACGGCGCACCAGAGATCGTTACAGGGAGCCGAGATGGTTAGTTTGCCGTCGCTACaaattctgatgtttggtgtTATAATATATGGCATGTGTTTTTATCCTGGTTCATGATATTATAACAAAATTACAAATACAGGTTTAACTGTAACTGTTTGcaatgctgcacacacacacgacacgtTTAACATTGCAATCCAGACATAAcgatgataaataataatattgtgcATGTTGAATATCAGTATGTACGATCTATCTATTATACCTggtactgtattattattatgatgatgatggtgtatCTGCTTATTCTTCGGTCTTGTTTTTGTAGGTACAGTTAAAGTGTGGGATCCGAGGCAAAAGGACAAACCTGTGGCGAACATGGAGCCGACAGAAGGCGAGACCAAGAGAGACTGTTGGACTGTTGCATTTGGTGTGTATTTATAGCACTACAGATATCATGCTAAACCATGATACTAGTACTAAATGATAAGGAAATGGAAGCATATGGGAATCTTATTCCAGTGTGTTAACTTGTACTGTGATATTTACAACATTGCATTGTATGATTGTCATACCATGTGTTTATGCTACAGTTCCACCTGTATGTAGTATTGTACTGTAGTAGTGACTTGTTCACTTTAGCATGGCATGTaattaaggaatgaaacacaacaggccgtgctgttctaggaaaataatccatgccgGGGTGGTGTGATAAGCTTCGTTTAACTTGCATccttgcatttttattattattttcatataacagcatgtgccaaaatgttttattcctttcatacaacagcaatttgccaacaattacacacttGCATTACAATGAATGATATGGAGCGTATACgagacaagttaattcctgttatcggGTACAAGGCTTTTGATTTAGTGTCAGTTTTGTATTAAGCTGTTTTCTCAAAGCATGATGTGTAGCCAATGATGTGTATGCCTAGCTGATTCATGGTCGTCTTTTCCTTCAAAGGTCACGCCTTTAACGACCAGGACCGCTGTGTATGTGCTGGTTATGACAACGGCGATATTAAGCTGTTTGATCTCCGAAATATGTCTCTGCGATGggagaaaaatattaaaaatggcGTAAGCTACATTTTCATATAGCACACATAGGATATGttaggggtgtcaaactcatttaaGGGCCACATTACATTTAGTCCACGGTCAAGTGAATTGgaccaaagcaaaaaaaaattagattagTGACCGACAACACGTCAGCCACTCTTtgtgaatgtgttcatttatttgcatttatcgGAAAGATACGTTATGAgcgcacatactgtatataattcaCAAAACAGACGAGCAGACTACAATTTGTGGTCCAAAAAAAATGCCAAATTATGGTTTTACCATGTACACATGCTGGCTTGAATTGGGATTTAACgccatgaatctacacaaaatattcTATAATATTGAAGtggaaaaaatctaaatgatttgcagaatatttacaaaaaaaattgtgattgtaCAAGTGTTCACCCCCATTACTGTGAAACCTGTAAATGAGTTCTTTTGAAAGGAGACATACAGTAGTGACAGTAAAATGTTCAGCTGGACTagtttgccccctagtggacaaaaaaaaaagagacttgctatttttttcaaatctttcaattcaattatacagtttttaaattcatttggtGAGCTGGATTAGATCCTTTATCGGCCAGGTTTgacacccctggtttagagTCTCATAAGAAAGTGTCCTAGTACTTTGAGATTTTCTAAATGTTGATAAGTAACATATTTAATACATCAGcgatttaaaaactaaaaaaaacaaaaactttctgCATTTTATAGGTGTGCAGTGTTGAATTTGACAGAAAAGATATCAATATGAATAAACTAGTGGCGACATCTTTAGAGGGCAAATTTCATGTCTTTGACATGAGAACTCAGCATCCGACCAAAGGCTTTGCATCTGTTTCTGAAAAGGTGAGCCTGAGAGCACTTGCTCGCATGATATCAGCTATTAAGTATTTATACCCACTACTATTCTATTTACTTTCACTGCTATTGTCTGTATTTAAGGCCCACAAATCTACTGTATGGCAAGTGAGGCATTTGCCCCAAAACCGGGACATCTTCATGACAGCAGGCGGAGCTGGGAACCTGCACTTATGGAAATAGTAAGTGAAAAAATATCCGTATAGTTGTACTGTTATTAACAAACCCTCTGCTGTTTCCCCCTTACAACTCCGACACGCATATCACCAGTTTCACACTAGTAACTACCTGAGGTGTGTGTGCTGGGAGAGGTTTTACCGTCGTGAAACAGAAAATTGAGACGCTTGGGCCTTTATTCAGTATTAGAATAGCCCTTAAGATGAGGAGTGAGGTTCTCTCAACGGGAAATGGCAAGGGGAAGTGGATGAGTTAAGAGCAGTATGAGAACGCAGGACTAGAATGTAAGCACGTGTAGTTTTTAATTCAGCTAGTGGAGGAAGATACACGATTTGTATcaccatatataaatatactaacacactggcagcagcacagtagtgctgcttttaaattttttttttttaattttatttaatgatgcATTCATGGTTATGTTTATTAAAAAGGCTGACGATACATATATGTCAAAAGTGTCATCCATAATTTGTCACAACATTGATGATATATCATCCCAGCACTAAGAACCACTGATCTGTATTGACAATTCTGGCTTATTGCAGCGAGTATCCAGAAAAAAGGAGTGAGAAGGATGGAGATGGAGTAGACAGAGGAGTGGCTGGGACACTCAATCTCCTGCAGAATATCACTCTGTCCACACAACCCATCGCCAGTCTGGACTGGAGTCCCGACAAGcagggcctgtgtgtgtgtgcttccttTGATCAGTCTGTGCGGGTCCTCATAGTCACCAAGCTGAACAGAGTATGAGCTCATGTCCTATGACTCTGGGCCGCCGccgccttcttcttcttcttcttcttcttattatgtGTTTCCTCTACAAACCAAATGTGAGACTGTTTgtatacaaacaaacatgactAACTTCAGTTAAAGTGAAATGATATGAACTGAAGTCTTCTCCTAATTGGACCTGTGCCGTTACTTTTgaatatgaaatgtttttcacAGTAAAccatctttaaataaaagcttttaatTCATGCAAATTTTTTGCTTGCAGATGGTTTTAGTTAACTAATAAACTAACTACCAAATCCATAATAACAGAAAGGGAAATGAACctcgcatggtggcttagtggttagcacatgcgcctcacgcctccagggttgggggtttgattcccaccgtggtcctgtgtgtgcggagtttgcatgttttcctctgggtacgccggtttcctccaaagacatgcccggtaggctgactggcatgtccaaagtgtctgtagtatatgaatgggtgtgtgaatgtgtgtgtgattgtgccctgcaatggattggcaccctgcccatgatgtaccccgccttgtgcccgatgctccctgggataggctccaggtttccccacgaccctgagaggataagcggtatagaagatggatggatggaaatgaaCCTGTAAAGTGAGCAAAAGCCTAAATCCATTTATATCCAGCATTTAAATTGGTCATATTTTCCTGCCACAAATAAACCTACTGAGCCCCATGACTTTCCCATATGCAATCAGATTAGGAGCCAGCTGTGGATGTGCATACAGCTCTTGCTTCATGAGGATGTGAACAATCTCTCCTGTGATGAAGGGATCATCAAATATTTGTTCATTAAACAGGCTTTAAAGGGAATCTGCTTTAAATATCTACAGCGGCCTGTGGTTCACTTTCCAGCAGTAGGTTTGCCAGCTCCATGTATGAACTTGAAATACATCCTTACAAACCACAATGAGCACCAGCTTTAAGAAATCAATGTCCAATGAAGTGATCTAACCTGTGGAGACATGGTGATAACCGCTTGGTAGAGAAAGCAGGCCTACTGGTGGGAGTTTGAAGAATGTGCCAGGGCTCTGGCTAATCCTAGCCTAGGAGCATGGGACTCCAGGTTCAGAGCTGCTGGAGCGGTGGAATCACTGATCTTGCACTTCTCCTCCAAAGGCGCTATTTAAATCCACACAAAATGATCACGTCTGAAACTCATTTTATGCTGTTTCGTTAAGATTACTGGTCATTGTCTCAGTATGTTTCAGAAAGCCCTAGCAGTAGCTACTTGCTTTCTAAACCCCAGTAAATTACCTTTCTTCAAATGAACAGGTAAATGACAATTCTATAAAAACCTAATCCCGGGAACTAACATGGACAAAATTAATACGCATCATCACAACAGGACAGTGTTCATCACACATCTAGCTTTTCCATACTGTGCATTGCTACAAtagtaaatgtaaaaactacAGATTGAGGAATATGTTGTTCATCTGcagtttatcctggtcaggtcaGTCTGGTGTCTGTCCCAGGAACACACATATTGGATAGGTTGCCAATCTATCACCTGCTCATCAGAGGGCACCATTCACTCTTGGGGCAGTTTAGGAGTAGCCAATTAAACTACGGGCCTGTTTTAaaggaggtgtgaggaaaccagagtatctagcatattaaaaaaaacaaacaaacatcgaTACCAATATCACTTATGCAGTGATAACTatcagcaaacaggcaaaaACAGTCACAGTGAATTATGTGAACAGTTGCTGGACAAACCTGTTGGTTTTGTGTGTTGCGTGATGCACTGCTGTTTGGACTTGCTGGCAGAAAACTGGGTTTTCGGGCTTGGTTAGCATGCACTCTTTCCATCCCGCTTAACCACAGCCACTCCTCTGAGATAACTTGGAAAAGAGAATCACTTGAtcaatgcacttttttaaaaaaattctaaaaaattAATTCAGATACTATGAAATGACTGAAAGGGTTAAATATATTAGATGCATAGTTTCAATCGTTTTCTGTTCATTACACTCCTGTCCTTGGAACATATGCTAAGCCTTAATGCATCAGATGTGTCCCTGTGTCTCAGATGGTAACCTTGCTGCTCCTGGAACGGTTTTGACCCCTCGAGTTGTAGCAGATGTTTTAGCCATGGCTGTAGTTCCCCCTTGGGCTGGAGCCCCTTTTCCATTCCCTCTTCCAGCACCAGTGCGCTCAAATGACCTGCTCACTTTCACTTCCTTAACGCAGATTTGCTTTTCTGTTCTCTCCTTCCCTTTAGCCAAGTGCTCCTGCCACTACTTCGGGTCTGTACAAAGTGAAAATCACACAGTCATACAGGACTATTTGAAGGTAAAACAATAGACTGACAAAAAATTATGGATTGAAATActattacagttgcaatcaaaatgattcaacccccattgcaaatcaggtttattgttaaaatttacagactttcagctgtttgcaatgaacaaataaacaaaagcaattggaatagttcaacacaacgaatgcttcaagtgcttTCCCCAaagtcaactgaaaatgcaacctATAATGcaacttctccagtttcatcattattcaaccccctgaatagaatccctcacaacagcacaaatggggaaaccacttgctttcaattgcttttgttttatttgttcattgcaaacagctgaaagtctgtaaattttaacaataaatctgatttgcaatgggggttgaatcattttgattgcaactgtatatatccAAGTCGAAATTTAACCCTGAAGTGCTCGCTTACTGGTCAGTTGTTTAGGAGGATCACCAGTCAATGGCAATCCCTCCAACATCATGCTAGCCTGGAAACTGAGGCAGGCGTTGGCCAAGGCAGCTCGACCCGTTTCTGAGCCAGCGTTACCGTTGCATTGGGCTAGCTGAGCACTCAGCAGGCATAACGCAGTGCTGCTGCAAGGCGTGTTCCTGACCTCCAACTCGCACACCTGCACAGACCAGAAACAATGACTCATCTAAATGAAGTATCCGATACCAAATGCTGTATCATCCTAATATTATATCTATTCAAGAATTTCAGAGGTTTGGTGAGCAATAACAATGTATACTGTAATTCACAAACGTGATGAGCCTCTAAGTTATTTACATAAGATCAGACAAATAGATATtgtattaaaaatgcatcagtatTTTCTAACCATGATTAGCCACACTCGCAACCACAGCATGACCTAAATGCATTCATTGTCTCCTACCATGTAAGCTAGTTCCAGTGAAAGACAAGTTGTTAGGTCTACTCTAATCTTTCTGACTTCGGCAGTGTGAGGGTCCAGTTGCACTGCAGATTGTTAGGATGTGCAGTGTATTGTATTAGGGAGGTAAATCTCAGGATATTCGGAAAGGAACTTTCTAGAAATTCAACTATGATTAAAGTTAAGCTCAGACACAGTAAGCTGAATAATATTAATGTAAGTAAAGGAATGTTTTCCGTATTTCTCAGTGCAAATACTGTATTGCTCTGACTTACAAAAAAGAGCCACATTGCCTGTCAATATTGAGGATGATGGTTTTGCCCTGTGGTTGCTGAAGATATGGTTGTCATGCTATCTACATGTATTGATAAGTTAATTATTTACAATACATACCGATTATACAGATCAAAAACAAGCCACATGGAGCGATCAAGCCTAAATGGTGTTATAAATGTGCAAGTGAATAAAACACTCACGTGGCCATGTGGAAAAAGTCACTCACCTTTAACTGCAGATCCAGGAGTTCCCTGCAGGTGGAGATGCAGGAGAGCCTTATGAAAGCAGAGAGAGCTTGGCACCTCTTAGTCATCTAGGCTTGCTTGATTATGTTCTCCTGCTCAGTGAGAACTTTAAGTGAAGCAAATTGGGCATCCAACAGCACCCTCTCTAACTGCTGAGTCACCTGTCCCTGACCAATACACACGCTCAGAGCTTGAGCAGTCATTACAGCAACACTGTACATGAGAACATCAAACATACAACAATTCAGAAGACATACATACTACAGAATACATAGTGGATCTCCATTGTGCACCTTTGACCTCCAGGTCAGCAGATCAATATACAGTGCTGAGAAGACAACTTTTGGGTCACAGCAAAAAACATTTGGATTTGTCAGAACACACACCAAATTCTTATGAAATTAAATCAACTGTTCTTACAGTATGGGGTTTTCCTACCTTGGATTTATTGACAAAGCTCTATAGAGGACATTTAAAGATACAGGACATTCAAACTCACAGAAAGTAACAGCTAATGGAATTTATTCCTAACTGTTATAGTGTACACCGGAAAACATGAAAATCATTATCATCAGCCAGAGCATACACAGCAAGTAATGCCAGCAATGCCTTTAATAAGCCATCCAGAATACACACATTACAATATTTATGTGACTAGACATGAATTTTGCTGTTTTGGCTTTGCATTGACACAAACAAAgtcaatgcaaataaataatgtcaacttggatCTAATGTGTTCGGGAATTTAAAGCTAAAGCTCCATGTCTCTAATAAATAGGcagaatattattata encodes:
- the dnaaf10 gene encoding dynein axonemal assembly factor 10; amino-acid sequence: MSTPLEKPQIIAHTQKSLNYTLFDCKWIPCSAKFVCMGNFARGTGVLQVYEVQHGDVQLVKEIEKPKAFKCGTFGATSLQQRHLATGDFDGNLHVWNLEASEVPVYSVKGHKEIINSIDGVGGLGIGDGAPEIVTGSRDGTVKVWDPRQKDKPVANMEPTEGETKRDCWTVAFGHAFNDQDRCVCAGYDNGDIKLFDLRNMSLRWEKNIKNGVCSVEFDRKDINMNKLVATSLEGKFHVFDMRTQHPTKGFASVSEKAHKSTVWQVRHLPQNRDIFMTAGGAGNLHLWKYEYPEKRSEKDGDGVDRGVAGTLNLLQNITLSTQPIASLDWSPDKQGLCVCASFDQSVRVLIVTKLNRV